From Streptomyces chrestomyceticus JCM 4735, one genomic window encodes:
- a CDS encoding FAD-dependent oxidoreductase, giving the protein MDPVIVVGAGPVGLALALSLARLDVPCVVLDEAPGAIDPRPARTVVLRPDTTAFLERLGCGPALDSAGTRWTAWRSVRRRRLLERVEFGVGGPAPVSSTSPISPVSPVPPVPSAAPVSPVHVPQHALTRALRTALAAQPGVHIVAGSRLDELRQDEYGVSAHTRGANGAWWRASYLVGCDGPRSTVRKLLEIRFPGRTAVERHAVAALRTELPWPGEALLHRSPARQGGGGSGGEVTARPLPGGVWRLDWLLPPGRDLVTPDALVARIRDSLAVWTAEAGVGAGSGAGVGAGADAGVGPGAGNRAGSGAGAGAGPVRGSGRKGGGRGGPHVPAVPPYELLDTGVHTVHHRLARRWRRGRAFLAGDAAHLLGALGTQGLDEGLRDAENLAWKLALAWHQGASEALLDSYQAERRDAVTARLRAADRALPLLRDGERGGRWRAVLPGAARGHTAMLTDGHLGRGPLGAPPRTPAPRSPRTSTRRAR; this is encoded by the coding sequence GTGGACCCGGTGATCGTCGTCGGGGCCGGCCCCGTCGGCCTCGCCCTCGCCCTCTCCCTCGCCCGCCTCGACGTCCCGTGCGTGGTGCTGGACGAAGCCCCCGGCGCGATCGATCCGCGGCCCGCCCGCACCGTCGTCCTGCGGCCGGACACCACCGCGTTCCTGGAGCGGCTGGGCTGCGGCCCGGCCCTGGACTCGGCGGGCACCCGGTGGACGGCCTGGCGGTCGGTGCGGCGGAGGCGGTTGCTGGAGCGGGTGGAGTTCGGGGTGGGGGGGCCTGCCCCCGTTTCCTCCACCTCCCCCATTTCTCCCGTTTCCCCCGTTCCTCCTGTTCCCTCTGCTGCTCCCGTTTCTCCCGTACACGTGCCGCAGCACGCGCTGACCCGGGCGCTGCGCACCGCGCTCGCGGCGCAGCCCGGCGTCCATATCGTCGCCGGCAGCCGGCTCGACGAACTGCGGCAGGACGAGTACGGGGTCAGCGCCCACACCCGAGGCGCCAACGGCGCGTGGTGGCGCGCCAGTTACCTGGTCGGCTGCGACGGCCCGCGCTCGACGGTCCGCAAGCTGCTGGAGATCCGCTTCCCGGGGCGTACGGCGGTCGAACGGCACGCGGTGGCGGCGCTGCGTACGGAACTTCCCTGGCCGGGCGAGGCGTTGCTGCACCGTTCGCCCGCGCGGCAGGGCGGCGGCGGGTCCGGCGGCGAGGTGACCGCCCGGCCGCTGCCCGGCGGGGTGTGGCGGCTGGACTGGCTGCTGCCGCCCGGCCGCGACCTGGTCACTCCGGACGCGCTGGTGGCCCGGATCCGCGACTCGCTGGCGGTGTGGACGGCGGAGGCGGGGGTGGGGGCCGGGTCGGGAGCTGGGGTCGGTGCGGGGGCCGACGCCGGAGTCGGGCCGGGGGCCGGGAACCGGGCCGGTTCGGGGGCGGGAGCGGGTGCCGGGCCGGTGCGTGGTTCCGGCAGGAAGGGCGGGGGGCGGGGCGGCCCGCACGTCCCCGCCGTACCGCCGTACGAACTCCTCGACACCGGCGTGCACACGGTGCACCACCGGCTGGCCCGGCGCTGGCGGCGCGGCCGCGCCTTCCTCGCCGGCGACGCCGCCCACCTGCTCGGCGCGCTCGGCACCCAGGGCTTGGACGAGGGCCTGCGGGACGCCGAGAACCTCGCCTGGAAGCTGGCCCTGGCCTGGCACCAGGGCGCTTCGGAGGCCCTGCTGGACAGCTACCAGGCCGAGCGCAGGGACGCCGTCACGGCCCGGCTGCGCGCCGCCGACCGTGCCCTGCCGCTGCTGCGCGACGGTGAGCGGGGCGGCCGGTGGCGGGCCGTCCTGCCGGGGGCCGCCCGCGGGCACACGGCGATGCTCACCGACGGGCACCTGGGGCGCGGGCCGCTCGGCGCGCCCCCGCGTACGCCCGCTCCCCGCTCGCCCCGGACATCGACCCGTCGTGCGCGATGA
- a CDS encoding response regulator transcription factor: protein MRLLLVEDDDHVAAALSAVLSRHGFDVTHARNGEEALQALLPGGREPFGVVLLDLGLPDQDGFEVCGRIRRMCGSPVIMVTARADVRSRIHGLNLGADDYVVKPYDTGELLARIHAVSRRRAATPAAPGEPPAQEGAPPGDLRLGAVTIELSTRQVSVGGTAVPLTRKEFDLLALLAQRPGVVFRREQIISEVWRTSWEGTGRTLEVHIASLRAKLRMPALIETVRGVGYRLVTPPAAVSPAGPAS from the coding sequence GTGCGGCTGCTGCTCGTGGAGGACGACGACCATGTCGCGGCCGCCCTGTCCGCCGTGCTGTCCCGGCACGGCTTCGACGTCACCCACGCCCGCAACGGCGAGGAGGCGCTGCAGGCCCTGCTGCCCGGCGGCCGGGAGCCCTTCGGGGTGGTCCTGCTCGACCTCGGCCTGCCCGACCAGGACGGCTTCGAGGTCTGTGGCCGGATCCGGCGGATGTGCGGCAGCCCGGTGATCATGGTGACCGCGCGGGCGGACGTCCGTTCCCGTATCCACGGCCTGAACCTCGGCGCCGACGACTACGTGGTCAAGCCCTACGACACCGGCGAACTGCTCGCCCGTATCCACGCCGTCAGCCGCCGCCGCGCCGCCACGCCCGCCGCCCCGGGGGAGCCGCCCGCCCAGGAGGGTGCCCCGCCCGGCGACCTGCGGCTGGGCGCCGTCACCATCGAACTGTCCACCCGGCAGGTGTCCGTGGGCGGCACCGCCGTCCCCCTGACCCGCAAGGAGTTCGACCTGCTCGCCCTGCTCGCGCAGCGGCCGGGCGTCGTCTTCCGCCGCGAACAGATCATCAGCGAGGTGTGGCGCACAAGCTGGGAGGGGACCGGCCGGACCCTGGAAGTGCACATCGCGTCGCTGCGCGCCAAGCTGCGGATGCCCGCGCTGATCGAGACCGTGCGCGGGGTCGGCTACCGGCTCGTGACGCCGCCCGCCGCCGTGTCACCGGCCGGCCCGGCCTCCTGA
- a CDS encoding glutamate ABC transporter substrate-binding protein: MRIRKTAAAGAVVLALTATATACGGESGTAGDKASGGEVYSGTYPVNDKANVNSPAWKKAKQAGKITIGAKADQPYLGFQDTTGKRTGFDIEIAKMIAADLGFSEKQIEFKTVDSNVRETAISKGQVDYYVGTYTINEERKKQIDFAGPYYTAGADLLVRRDDKSITGPDTVKGKKVCSIVGSTPLQEIKKPKYGAQTTELAKYSLCVKQLLDGQVDAVTTDDAILKGYAAERPKKLRVVGKPFTKEPYGVGLMKGDKALRDAITDALEKHIKNGDYKKAYEGTLGKSGTSFVAPETPLPRD; the protein is encoded by the coding sequence ATGAGGATTCGTAAGACGGCCGCGGCGGGTGCGGTGGTGCTCGCGCTGACGGCGACGGCGACCGCATGTGGCGGCGAGTCGGGCACGGCCGGCGACAAGGCGTCCGGCGGGGAGGTCTACAGCGGGACGTACCCGGTCAACGACAAGGCGAACGTGAACTCGCCGGCCTGGAAGAAGGCCAAGCAGGCCGGGAAGATCACCATCGGCGCCAAGGCCGACCAGCCCTACCTCGGCTTCCAGGACACCACCGGCAAGCGGACCGGCTTCGACATCGAGATCGCCAAGATGATCGCCGCCGACCTGGGCTTCTCCGAGAAGCAGATCGAGTTCAAGACGGTCGACTCCAACGTCCGCGAGACCGCGATCTCCAAGGGCCAGGTCGACTACTACGTCGGCACGTACACGATCAACGAGGAGCGCAAGAAGCAGATCGACTTCGCGGGCCCGTACTACACCGCGGGCGCGGACCTCCTGGTGCGCCGGGACGACAAGTCCATCACCGGCCCGGACACCGTCAAGGGCAAGAAGGTCTGCTCGATCGTCGGCTCCACCCCGCTCCAGGAGATCAAGAAGCCGAAGTACGGCGCGCAGACCACCGAGCTGGCCAAGTACTCGCTGTGCGTCAAGCAGCTCCTCGACGGCCAGGTGGACGCGGTCACCACGGACGACGCGATCCTCAAGGGGTACGCGGCCGAGCGGCCCAAGAAGCTGCGGGTCGTCGGCAAGCCGTTCACCAAGGAGCCGTACGGCGTCGGCCTGATGAAGGGCGACAAGGCGCTGCGCGACGCGATCACCGACGCGCTGGAGAAGCACATCAAGAACGGCGACTACAAGAAGGCGTACGAAGGCACCCTCGGCAAGTCCGGGACCAGCTTCGTCGCGCCGGAGACGCCGCTGCCCCGCGACTGA
- a CDS encoding amino acid ABC transporter permease, translated as MNVLLDYLPEFRTGFLGTVSLTAASGALAILLGLLIAGFRVSPVPPLRAFGTAWVTLLRNTPLTLLFLVAFFVVPQIFFPGISPFVLATLALGFYTSSFICEAVRSGINTVPLGQAEAARSIGMTFVQTLRIIVLPQATRTVIPPLSSILIALTKNSAIAGAFSNAELFNVSKLLNDQGRPIGWIFLWIALAYLIITFAISGIFRLLERRLEVAR; from the coding sequence ATGAACGTACTCCTCGACTATCTTCCCGAGTTCCGCACCGGGTTCCTCGGAACCGTGTCGCTCACCGCGGCCAGCGGGGCGCTCGCCATCCTGCTGGGCCTCCTCATCGCCGGATTCCGGGTCTCGCCGGTGCCCCCGCTGCGCGCCTTCGGGACGGCCTGGGTGACGCTGCTGCGCAACACCCCGCTCACCCTGCTGTTCCTGGTCGCCTTCTTCGTCGTCCCGCAGATCTTCTTCCCGGGCATCAGCCCGTTCGTGCTCGCGACGCTGGCCCTGGGCTTCTACACGTCCTCGTTCATCTGCGAGGCCGTCCGCTCGGGCATCAACACCGTGCCGCTGGGCCAGGCGGAGGCCGCCCGCAGCATCGGGATGACCTTCGTCCAGACGCTGCGGATCATCGTCCTGCCGCAGGCCACCCGCACCGTGATCCCGCCGCTGAGCAGCATCCTGATCGCGCTCACCAAGAACTCGGCCATCGCGGGCGCCTTCAGCAACGCGGAGCTGTTCAACGTCTCCAAGCTCCTGAACGACCAGGGCCGGCCGATCGGCTGGATCTTCCTCTGGATCGCCCTCGCCTACTTGATCATCACGTTCGCCATCAGCGGCATCTTCCGGCTGCTCGAACGCCGCCTGGAGGTGGCCCGATGA
- the recA gene encoding recombinase RecA, translating to MAGTDREKALDAALAQIERQFGKGAVMRMGERPNEPIEVIPTGSTALDVALGVGGIPRGRVVEVYGPESSGKTTLTLHAVANAQKAGGSVAFIDAEHALDPEYAKKLGVDTDALILSQPDNGEQALEITDMLVRSGALDLIVIDSVAALVPRAEIEGEMGDSHVGLQARLMSQALRKITSALNQSKTTAIFINQLREKIGVMFGSPETTTGGRALKFYASVRIDIRRIETLKDGTEAVGNRTRCKVVKNKVAPPFKQAEFDILYGQGISREGGLIDMGVEHGFIRKSGAWYTYEGDQLGQGKENARNFLKDNPDLANEVEKKIKEKLGIGVKPTELAEPGADAAGAAADAEAPAKSVPAPAAKGAKGTKAAAAKS from the coding sequence ATGGCAGGCACTGACCGCGAGAAGGCGCTGGACGCCGCGCTCGCACAGATTGAACGGCAATTCGGCAAGGGCGCCGTGATGCGGATGGGCGAACGCCCGAACGAGCCCATCGAGGTCATCCCCACCGGGTCGACCGCACTCGATGTCGCGCTCGGCGTCGGCGGCATCCCGCGCGGCCGTGTGGTGGAGGTCTACGGCCCGGAGTCCTCCGGCAAGACGACCCTGACCCTGCACGCGGTGGCGAACGCGCAGAAGGCCGGCGGCTCCGTCGCCTTCATCGACGCCGAGCACGCGCTCGACCCCGAGTACGCCAAGAAGCTGGGCGTGGACACGGACGCGCTGATCCTGTCCCAGCCGGACAACGGCGAGCAGGCCCTGGAGATCACGGACATGCTGGTCCGCTCCGGCGCGCTCGACCTCATCGTGATCGACTCGGTCGCCGCGCTGGTGCCCCGGGCCGAGATCGAGGGTGAGATGGGCGACTCCCACGTGGGTCTCCAGGCCCGGCTGATGAGCCAGGCACTGCGGAAGATCACCAGCGCGCTCAACCAGTCCAAGACCACCGCGATCTTCATCAACCAGCTCCGCGAGAAGATCGGCGTGATGTTCGGCTCGCCGGAGACCACGACCGGTGGCCGCGCCCTGAAGTTCTACGCCTCGGTGCGGATCGACATCCGCCGTATCGAGACCCTCAAGGACGGCACCGAAGCGGTCGGCAACCGCACCCGCTGCAAGGTCGTCAAGAACAAGGTCGCCCCGCCCTTCAAGCAGGCCGAGTTCGACATCCTGTACGGCCAGGGCATCAGCCGCGAGGGCGGCCTGATCGACATGGGTGTGGAGCACGGCTTCATCCGCAAGTCCGGCGCCTGGTACACCTACGAGGGCGACCAGCTCGGCCAGGGCAAGGAGAACGCCCGCAACTTCCTCAAGGACAACCCCGACCTCGCCAACGAGGTGGAGAAGAAGATCAAGGAGAAGCTGGGCATCGGCGTCAAGCCGACGGAGCTGGCGGAGCCCGGCGCGGACGCGGCGGGCGCGGCGGCCGACGCGGAGGCTCCGGCCAAGTCCGTACCGGCACCGGCCGCCAAGGGCGCCAAGGGCACCAAGGCCGCCGCGGCCAAGAGCTAG
- a CDS encoding amino acid ABC transporter ATP-binding protein, whose amino-acid sequence MSEVSVTKSDKGPASAGDPLVVLDNVNKHFGALHVLQDIDLTIRRGEVVVVIGPSGSGKSTLCRTINRLETVDSGAITIDGKPLPQEGRELARLRADVGMVFQSFNLFAHKTVLENVMLGQTKVRRTDKKAAEEKARALLDRVGVGTQADKYPAQLSGGQQQRVAIARALAMDPKVMLFDEPTSALDPEMINEVLEVMQQLARDGMTMVVVTHEMGFARSAANRVVFMADGRIVEEAEPNQFFNNPRSDRAKDFLSKILHH is encoded by the coding sequence ATGAGCGAAGTATCGGTGACCAAGAGCGACAAGGGGCCCGCGTCGGCGGGCGACCCGCTGGTCGTGCTGGACAACGTGAACAAGCACTTCGGCGCGCTGCACGTACTCCAGGACATCGACCTGACCATCCGGCGCGGTGAGGTGGTCGTGGTGATCGGGCCCTCCGGGTCCGGCAAATCGACGTTGTGCCGCACGATCAACCGGCTGGAGACCGTGGACTCCGGCGCCATCACCATCGACGGCAAGCCGCTGCCCCAGGAGGGGCGCGAGCTGGCCCGGCTCCGTGCCGACGTGGGCATGGTCTTCCAGTCCTTCAACCTCTTTGCGCACAAGACGGTGCTGGAGAACGTGATGCTGGGCCAGACCAAGGTCCGCCGCACGGACAAGAAGGCGGCCGAGGAGAAGGCCCGGGCCCTGCTGGACCGGGTGGGAGTCGGCACTCAGGCGGACAAGTACCCCGCCCAGCTCTCCGGCGGACAGCAGCAGCGGGTGGCCATCGCCCGGGCCCTGGCGATGGACCCCAAGGTCATGCTTTTCGACGAGCCGACCTCCGCACTCGACCCGGAGATGATCAACGAGGTGCTGGAGGTCATGCAGCAGCTCGCCCGGGACGGCATGACGATGGTCGTGGTCACGCACGAGATGGGCTTCGCCCGCTCGGCGGCCAACCGCGTCGTCTTCATGGCGGACGGCCGGATCGTCGAAGAGGCCGAGCCGAACCAGTTCTTCAACAACCCGCGCAGCGACCGGGCCAAGGACTTCCTCTCGAAGATCCTCCACCACTGA
- a CDS encoding putative leader peptide: protein MTENGSRFWRRVHLDLVRYAGCVCRPSC, encoded by the coding sequence GTGACGGAGAACGGTTCGCGCTTCTGGCGGAGGGTCCATCTGGACCTGGTCCGCTACGCGGGCTGTGTGTGTCGTCCGTCCTGCTGA
- a CDS encoding AI-2E family transporter, with the protein MSATENPTTPDDPRPGDAARRMPRWLPRAMVLALALVACFQLASWAFHQLISLLLNVLIAFFLALAVEPAVDWMAARGMRRGGATGLVFLGILVGTAGFFALLGSMLAGQIATMVQEFPQYLDSVISWINTTFHTHLSRVEVQNNLLKSDWLQKYVQDSANNVLAVSATVLGSLFNLLTVALFSFYFAADGPRLRRALCSVLPPSRQAEVLRAWEIAVAKTGGYLYSRGLMALISGIAHYVLLEILGVPYAPALGMWVGLVSQFIPTIGTYLAGALPILIAFTVNPWYALWVFGFVVVYQQFENYLLQPRITAKTVDIHPAVAFGSVIAGTALMGAVGALIAIPATATLQAFLGAYVKRYEVTDDVRVRGGGRRRRATSALRRLRRSLRDEPPAAPLDGRETGGDGDRSGDEDGRGGPGGGGPGTGGKEG; encoded by the coding sequence GTGTCAGCGACCGAGAATCCCACCACCCCCGACGACCCGCGCCCCGGGGACGCCGCCCGGCGGATGCCGCGGTGGCTGCCCCGCGCCATGGTGCTGGCGCTCGCCCTCGTGGCCTGCTTCCAGCTCGCCAGTTGGGCGTTCCACCAGCTCATCTCGCTGCTGCTGAACGTGCTGATCGCCTTCTTCCTCGCCCTGGCCGTCGAGCCGGCCGTGGACTGGATGGCGGCCCGCGGGATGCGCCGGGGAGGCGCCACCGGGCTGGTCTTCCTCGGCATACTCGTCGGGACCGCGGGCTTCTTCGCGCTGCTCGGCTCGATGCTCGCGGGCCAGATCGCCACCATGGTCCAGGAGTTCCCGCAGTACCTGGACTCGGTGATCAGTTGGATCAACACCACCTTCCACACCCACCTCTCGCGGGTCGAGGTGCAGAACAATCTGCTGAAGTCCGACTGGCTGCAGAAGTACGTCCAGGACAGCGCCAACAACGTGCTCGCCGTCTCCGCGACCGTCCTGGGCAGCCTGTTCAACCTCCTGACCGTGGCGCTGTTCTCCTTCTACTTCGCCGCCGACGGCCCCCGGCTGCGCCGCGCCCTGTGCTCGGTCCTGCCGCCGTCCCGGCAGGCCGAGGTGCTGCGCGCCTGGGAGATCGCGGTCGCCAAGACCGGCGGGTACCTCTACTCCCGCGGCCTGATGGCACTGATCTCCGGCATCGCGCACTACGTCCTGCTGGAGATCCTGGGCGTGCCGTACGCACCGGCGCTCGGCATGTGGGTCGGGCTCGTCTCCCAGTTCATCCCGACCATCGGCACATACCTCGCCGGTGCGCTGCCGATCCTGATCGCCTTCACCGTCAATCCCTGGTACGCGCTGTGGGTCTTCGGGTTCGTCGTGGTCTACCAGCAGTTCGAGAACTATCTGCTCCAGCCGCGCATCACGGCCAAGACCGTGGACATCCACCCGGCCGTCGCCTTCGGGTCGGTGATCGCCGGTACGGCGCTGATGGGCGCGGTCGGCGCGCTGATCGCCATCCCGGCGACCGCCACGCTGCAGGCGTTCCTGGGGGCGTACGTGAAGCGGTACGAGGTCACGGACGACGTCCGGGTACGGGGCGGCGGCCGGCGCCGGCGTGCGACCTCGGCCCTGCGGCGGCTGCGCCGGTCCCTGCGCGACGAGCCGCCGGCCGCGCCGCTGGATGGCCGCGAAACCGGTGGGGACGGGGACAGGAGCGGTGACGAGGACGGTCGGGGCGGGCCCGGCGGGGGCGGGCCCGGCACCGGGGGCAAGGAGGGCTGA
- a CDS encoding rhodanese-like domain-containing protein produces MSAVDALLEAARAGLDRVSPEQAAAVQRDGGLLVDIRYAALRERDGTIPGALIVERNELEWRLDPTGTHRAPEATGHDLAVVVVCNEGYASSLAAASLRQLGLYRATDLVGGFQAWRAAGLPVRARVHG; encoded by the coding sequence GTGAGCGCCGTCGACGCGCTCCTGGAGGCGGCGCGCGCCGGACTGGACCGGGTGTCCCCCGAGCAGGCCGCGGCGGTCCAGCGGGACGGCGGGCTGCTGGTCGACATCCGTTACGCGGCGCTGCGCGAACGTGACGGCACCATCCCGGGTGCGCTGATCGTCGAACGCAACGAACTGGAGTGGCGCCTGGATCCCACCGGCACCCACCGCGCCCCGGAAGCCACCGGTCACGACCTGGCGGTGGTCGTCGTCTGCAACGAGGGCTACGCGTCGAGCCTCGCGGCCGCCTCCCTGCGGCAGTTGGGCCTGTACCGGGCGACCGACCTGGTGGGCGGCTTCCAGGCATGGCGGGCGGCGGGGCTTCCGGTCCGCGCCCGCGTCCACGGCTGA
- a CDS encoding DUF3046 domain-containing protein, whose amino-acid sequence MRLTVFWERMAEHFGEAYADSFARDHVMSGLGGRTVHQALADGWEAKDVWRVVCAAMDVPYDKR is encoded by the coding sequence GGGAGCGGATGGCGGAGCACTTCGGTGAGGCGTACGCCGACTCGTTCGCGCGCGATCATGTGATGTCCGGGCTCGGCGGGCGGACCGTGCACCAGGCGCTGGCGGACGGGTGGGAGGCCAAGGACGTGTGGCGGGTGGTCTGCGCGGCGATGGACGTGCCGTACGACAAGCGCTGA
- a CDS encoding cysteine dioxygenase, which produces MPDVRTPARPRPDATGGPTAAELLDFARRTAADAPLVASLPLDPEGRTWIRLDGPGGSEAWLIGWPPGTGTGWHDHGGSHGAFAAASGELTEQSLAAQLPTEGWKTLELADGVDRQRKLAGGRGRAFGPHHVHQVLNLSEDTHAVSVHAYYPPLPLMRRYSRTGPVLRLEEVELPEDWR; this is translated from the coding sequence GTGCCCGACGTACGTACCCCCGCGCGCCCGCGTCCGGACGCCACCGGCGGCCCCACCGCCGCCGAACTCCTCGACTTCGCCCGCCGTACCGCCGCCGACGCCCCGCTCGTCGCCTCGCTGCCCCTCGACCCCGAAGGCCGGACCTGGATCCGTCTGGACGGTCCCGGCGGCAGTGAGGCATGGCTGATCGGCTGGCCGCCCGGTACGGGCACCGGCTGGCACGACCACGGCGGCTCGCACGGCGCGTTCGCCGCCGCCTCGGGCGAGCTGACCGAGCAGTCGCTCGCCGCCCAACTGCCCACCGAGGGCTGGAAGACGCTGGAACTGGCGGACGGCGTGGACCGGCAGCGGAAGCTGGCCGGCGGCCGCGGCCGCGCCTTCGGCCCGCACCACGTCCACCAGGTGCTCAACCTCTCCGAGGACACGCACGCCGTCTCGGTGCACGCCTACTATCCGCCGCTGCCGCTGATGCGCCGCTACAGCCGCACCGGTCCCGTCCTGCGCCTCGAAGAGGTCGAGCTGCCCGAGGACTGGCGGTGA
- the recX gene encoding recombination regulator RecX — MTRRTEWPDGHGHGPGVEAGHDVGRDDDGRGGSGSAAGGAENRRKRKDGGGSSSSRAEAGPPRTPEEQARAICLRLLTGSARTRKQLGDALRERGIPEDAAQEVLSRFEEVGLIDDAKFAGAWVESRHHGRGLARRALARELRTKGVDPATVDEALGQLDSEQEERTARELVDRKLRTTRGLDREKRIRRLAGMLARKGYPEGLALRVVRQALEEEGEDPELMEYHLPEA, encoded by the coding sequence GTGACGCGGCGAACGGAATGGCCCGACGGCCACGGCCACGGCCCCGGCGTGGAAGCCGGTCACGACGTGGGGCGTGACGACGACGGCCGGGGCGGGAGCGGCAGTGCTGCGGGCGGCGCCGAGAACCGTAGGAAACGCAAGGACGGCGGTGGTTCCTCCTCGTCGAGGGCCGAGGCGGGACCGCCGCGTACGCCCGAGGAGCAGGCGCGGGCCATCTGTCTGCGCCTGCTCACCGGGTCAGCGCGGACGCGCAAGCAGCTCGGGGACGCCCTGCGTGAGCGGGGCATCCCCGAGGACGCCGCCCAGGAGGTGCTGTCCCGCTTCGAGGAGGTGGGGCTGATCGACGACGCGAAGTTCGCCGGCGCCTGGGTGGAGTCCCGGCACCACGGCCGGGGGCTGGCCCGCCGGGCGCTCGCCCGCGAGCTGCGCACCAAGGGCGTCGACCCCGCGACGGTCGACGAAGCCCTCGGACAGCTCGACTCCGAGCAGGAGGAACGCACGGCCCGCGAACTGGTCGACCGCAAGCTGCGGACGACCCGGGGCCTGGACCGGGAGAAGCGGATACGGCGCCTCGCGGGAATGCTGGCCCGCAAGGGCTACCCGGAGGGCCTGGCCCTACGGGTGGTCCGGCAGGCGCTGGAGGAGGAGGGGGAAGATCCGGAACTGATGGAGTACCACTTGCCGGAGGCGTGA